The DNA region aaatttgactaaaattccTTTTTTTAGTCCTATAACTTTGCTTTCATTCATTAAATATGCAATTAACCAATGaaaagatattttttaaattcctacataaaatatttataaaacatttttattttttagcataATTAGATAGATcataaaaaacctaaattaaataaatttgaaacgtAAATAACTTaattgaacaaaagtaaagttgattgaaatgaattttagtcaaattcagactgattttttcttttcttttttgggttaactggaatgataaaaaaagaaactacaAAGTTATGGCACTACCCCAACAGTGCCTACAATAAACAGTGCCCAATGCATCAAGTCTGAGTTGTTTTAATAGACAATTTAGAAAACATCAAGTGCGatttgcattatatatataaatacattttGTTCTAATGGACAAACTGAAACAGCCACCGAATtggtatttactatttagaaCATTGGACTATATGAAACAGCCACCGAATCGGTATTTTGAACATTGGGCTATGTTCAACATCGCCCTcaagatatatataaaagtcCATCTGTAGGAGTCCAACATACATACAAAAAGAGGGTCTCATACACTGATACCATACATAAGATACTTTTGGGTCCCAGCATGTTTTACAAAGCAATTTCTATTAGTCTATTTTGTCCAATAGACCAACCAACACGACTGCATTCTCCAGCGCGAATGATTCTTTCTACAATTCAAAAGAACTCGAAACAATAACATTTCACCTACCTTTCTGCCTGATaattcatttactttttttttccccctccttATTATGGAAGCCAGATTCTCATGGGTATATTACCCCAAAAGAAAGGGAAGAACAATATTTTCCAGAACAACTAAATTAGGCAGTTCTCTCACGGTTTGCTTGCACATTAGACACTGATACagagaaaacccaaaaataaaagcctTTAATATGGCACAATGTAAGGCAtcagttttatttctacacagatggatgtcaaaacaTCACTTGAAACAGAGACTTTTACCAAACATAAGCGTGGAGAGCAATCCTTAGTTCACTGAAATCTTACAACTATGCAGGAAATATCATCCGTGCTCTTCCTATTAAGTGCCTCTTCAGTAAGGTGCTTCGCTGCTGATCTAGCATCCTTGATTTGCCTGATACAGTCTACTGCTTCTTGGTTCGACATTACCTGGCACCAGattgagcaaaaaaaattagtccaTTAGAAGTACAAACCATatttcaaagggaaaaaaacaagaagttcaatttaaataaaaaaatctgatgTAATATGTTTTGTACTATGAAACAGAAGTAGACATGAATAAGAGGTAGCATGGCCAGAAATTATAACAAAACAAACCTTCCATAATCCATCACTTGCCAGGATAACAAACTCTGTGTCATTTTCTATGAACTCCACCGATACATCCGGCTCTGAACTCAGGTGTTTCTTCAAGCTCTTGTCACCAAATGCCCTTGCCACTGCCAATTGACCGTCAACTCGTGGAACATCACCTGCACTCATCAGAGTAGTAATCTTGATATCAAAACAGATGTAAATAAAACATTGCACCGAGTGGGAAACTGCTGGAGATGATGACATTAATTATTCTCTATAGTTGTAGCTAACAGCGTGAAAGTGCAAACCTATTTCAGAGTTCCATCAACTTTATATTtatccccccaaaaaaattccATCAACTTTATGATCATTGATGATTAATAAAACAAAGATCATAGTTGGATTGCTTGCAACTAAGTGTGATGACAATAATATAGTTTTCAGTATCATCTAAAATGTGCAGAGTGGACACCATCAAAAGGAATCAAAAATAATAAGCTTATGTTAAATGCTATGACACACATGAGAATGATATAAGTTTCATGTGGCATAAAAAAATGTCATCTCAGATCAATAGTAACTTTTATTGAAGAAATCTGGTTACCTGGAAAGTTTGAAACAAAACCGCCTCTCTGCTCAATGCTCCCCCTTTCCACGCTTGGCTCATGATCAACTGATAGTTGTTTGGCTGTGCCATTCTTACAGATAACAGCTCGGGAATCCCCAACATTTGCTACTACCAGCTTTTTACATTCAATCAATATTGCTGTAACTGCAGTTGAACCACCTTTACCCAAATCAACTGCTTCTTCCAAAATGTTAGCATCAGTTACATTATAAGCTCTCCTGACCGCTTTCTCTGGTTCCGTCCAGAAGTCAGCctacttggagagagagaaataattaaGATATAGATATATTCATAAAACATTATACCATATATATAGGGAACGAAAAAGATACAAGTCTTTTAACTGCATGCATTACCTCCTTTAAAATATTGTCAAACAAATGAGACCTCAGATAATCAGGTACATTATGGCTCAAATGACCATCAAAGATTGCAAACAGACCAAGCTCTTTGTCGTCATGTTGCTTAAACTGTGCAACGACGTAATCTTCCATGGCATGATGGGATTTTCCC from Castanea sativa cultivar Marrone di Chiusa Pesio chromosome 6, ASM4071231v1 includes:
- the LOC142638599 gene encoding putative protein phosphatase 2C 39, with amino-acid sequence MTGKEILHKMKEKVGLGSSDADSGKGKSKMSKNITHGFHLVKGKSHHAMEDYVVAQFKQHDDKELGLFAIFDGHLSHNVPDYLRSHLFDNILKEADFWTEPEKAVRRAYNVTDANILEEAVDLGKGGSTAVTAILIECKKLVVANVGDSRAVICKNGTAKQLSVDHEPSVERGSIEQRGGFVSNFPGDVPRVDGQLAVARAFGDKSLKKHLSSEPDVSVEFIENDTEFVILASDGLWKVMSNQEAVDCIRQIKDARSAAKHLTEEALNRKSTDDISCIVVRFQ